In one window of Terriglobia bacterium DNA:
- a CDS encoding lysophospholipid acyltransferase family protein, whose product MKRDLSSQKPLLRHRIEHLAARAILGLLGRLPLRPARGVCAVLAALSYAFWPRLRRVGMFNLRIAFPDWTDKGRRKVLYAEFLNLGRMLADFAHFPRLNRENIERLVIYDGFENYDEARKKGRGIIFLTAHFGNWELGSFAHGIYGYPCHFVVREMDNPLMDELINRYRCASGGHAIEKREFARQTLRAFERNEAVGILMDQNMLPVEGSFVDFFGLPASTTTGPARLARRTGAPVVLGLVIWDSKLKKYRLRFDRVDWIKCEDPEKEIETNTANFTRRIEDYIRRYPEQWLWVHRRWKTRPSGEPPLYPF is encoded by the coding sequence TTGAAGCGAGATCTCTCATCCCAAAAGCCATTGTTACGCCATCGCATTGAACATCTTGCTGCCCGCGCCATTCTGGGGCTGCTTGGACGGCTGCCGCTGCGGCCCGCGCGAGGCGTATGCGCAGTGCTGGCTGCCTTGAGCTATGCTTTCTGGCCTCGCCTTCGCCGCGTGGGTATGTTCAATCTGCGCATTGCTTTTCCGGACTGGACTGACAAGGGGCGGCGGAAGGTGCTTTACGCGGAATTCCTCAACCTTGGCCGCATGCTGGCGGACTTTGCGCACTTTCCGCGCTTGAACAGAGAGAACATCGAGCGGCTGGTGATCTACGACGGATTCGAAAATTACGATGAAGCCCGGAAAAAGGGCAGGGGAATCATCTTCCTGACTGCGCACTTCGGGAACTGGGAGCTCGGGTCCTTCGCGCACGGGATTTATGGTTATCCCTGCCATTTCGTGGTGCGGGAGATGGACAATCCACTGATGGACGAACTTATCAACCGCTACCGGTGCGCCAGCGGCGGGCACGCCATCGAAAAAAGGGAATTCGCGCGCCAGACGCTGCGCGCCTTTGAGCGGAACGAAGCGGTGGGCATCCTGATGGACCAGAACATGCTGCCAGTTGAAGGCAGCTTCGTGGACTTCTTCGGGCTGCCGGCTTCCACCACCACGGGGCCGGCGCGCTTGGCGCGACGGACTGGCGCGCCCGTCGTTCTGGGGCTGGTCATCTGGGATTCAAAACTGAAGAAGTACCGGCTGCGATTTGATCGCGTTGACTGGATCAAGTGCGAGGACCCTGAAAAGGAAATCGAGACGAATACGGCGAATTTTACGCGGCGCATCGAGGATTACATCCGCCGGTACCCGGAACAGTGGCTCTGGGTACACCGGAGATGGAAGACGCGGCCGTCCGGCGAGCCGCCACTCTACCCTTTCTGA